A stretch of the Ignavibacteriales bacterium genome encodes the following:
- the purE gene encoding 5-(carboxyamino)imidazole ribonucleotide mutase, with protein sequence MVPKRKTSDERPLVGIMMGSASDLEAVEPARTILKEFGIQCEMKVLSAHRTPDQALRYAAEAESRGIEVIIAAAGGAAHLPGVVAAKTLLPVIGIPIKSKALNGLDSLLSIVQMPAGIPVATVAIDGAANAALLAVTIMAGKHPELRAKLKKYRKTLEEKVLSAKV encoded by the coding sequence ATGGTTCCCAAGCGTAAGACAAGCGACGAGCGCCCGCTCGTTGGCATCATGATGGGGAGCGCATCAGATCTTGAGGCGGTTGAGCCTGCCCGAACGATTCTGAAGGAATTCGGAATCCAGTGCGAAATGAAGGTCCTCTCTGCGCACCGTACTCCGGATCAGGCTCTGAGGTACGCTGCTGAAGCAGAATCGCGCGGCATCGAGGTCATCATCGCCGCTGCCGGGGGGGCCGCTCATTTACCCGGCGTTGTGGCAGCCAAGACCCTGCTTCCTGTGATCGGAATTCCCATCAAATCAAAAGCTCTGAACGGTTTGGACTCGCTCCTTTCCATCGTTCAAATGCCTGCCGGTATTCCTGTCGCTACAGTCGCAATTGACGGCGCGGCAAATGCTGCACTTCTGGCAGTGACAATCATGGCCGGCAAACATCCGGAACTGCGTGCAAAGCTCAAGAAATACCGCAAGACTCTGGAAGAGAAAGTCCTCAGCGCAAAAGTATAG
- a CDS encoding phosphate ABC transporter substrate-binding protein, whose amino-acid sequence MLRKSVVLLALITTSIMLAGCGKTKTSITLAGSTAFQPFAEKLADQYMKAHQSAAITVQGGGSAVGVQSAISGAAQIGMADLVELPPEAKQLTATIVARDGIALVLNPANNVMNLTMQQVRDVFNGKIKNWKEVGGANAAITVVSREAGSGTRTSFEQIVKDITLTKDALIQDSNGTIRETVANDPNAVGYLSHGLLNAKIKAIKIDEQECTTDLIAAGNYKLVRPIYLLVKGDPQGEVKNFIDYILSEEGQKTIKSNGLIPAK is encoded by the coding sequence ATGCTCAGGAAATCTGTCGTTCTGCTCGCTCTCATTACAACGTCCATCATGCTTGCAGGATGCGGCAAAACAAAAACTTCGATTACGCTCGCTGGCTCAACTGCGTTTCAGCCGTTTGCAGAGAAGTTGGCCGATCAATATATGAAGGCACACCAGAGTGCTGCAATCACGGTTCAGGGAGGTGGTTCAGCAGTCGGTGTTCAGTCGGCGATCTCCGGTGCGGCACAAATCGGAATGGCTGACCTGGTGGAACTGCCGCCGGAAGCGAAACAGCTGACTGCCACGATCGTTGCCAGGGATGGCATAGCGTTGGTTCTCAATCCAGCCAACAATGTCATGAATCTCACGATGCAGCAAGTCCGGGATGTGTTCAACGGCAAGATCAAGAACTGGAAAGAAGTCGGAGGCGCGAACGCCGCGATTACTGTGGTCTCTCGCGAAGCGGGCTCCGGTACCCGGACGTCATTTGAACAGATTGTGAAGGACATCACCTTGACCAAGGACGCGCTGATTCAGGATTCCAATGGGACGATTCGGGAAACAGTCGCGAACGATCCAAATGCGGTCGGCTATTTGTCTCATGGGCTTCTGAATGCGAAAATCAAGGCCATCAAGATCGACGAACAGGAATGCACGACGGATCTTATTGCCGCGGGGAACTACAAGCTCGTCAGACCGATCTATCTTCTCGTCAAAGGAGATCCGCAGGGAGAGGTCAAGAACTTCATTGACTATATTCTTTCCGAGGAAGGGCAAAAGACGATCAAATCCAACGGTCTGATTCCCGCAAAGTGA
- the pstC gene encoding phosphate ABC transporter permease subunit PstC: protein MSLIGDKGVQRILSVTAFSAISALLLIALFILNEGLPFIFRYGLHDFLLLSDWNPQAGKFGIYPMVAASLWVTFGAMIVGAPLGVAGAIFLSEFVPKSVMHVVKPTIELLAAIPSVVYGFIGVMVLAPLIRTQLGGPGLSLLAGSIILGIMILPTVISISIDSIQAVPQSYREGSLALGATTWQTIHMVTVRAAKSGIIASIILGMGRAIGETMAVIMVAGNSVRIPQSALDSVRSLTANIALEMSYATGLHRQALFATGVVLFVGIIILNSIAIVALRKRVYKK, encoded by the coding sequence ATGAGTCTGATCGGTGACAAAGGGGTTCAGAGAATCCTTTCGGTGACGGCCTTCTCGGCGATTTCAGCGCTCCTCCTCATTGCTCTCTTCATTCTCAATGAGGGATTGCCCTTCATTTTCCGCTACGGCCTCCATGATTTCCTCCTCTTGTCCGACTGGAATCCCCAAGCAGGGAAGTTCGGTATCTATCCCATGGTGGCAGCATCGCTGTGGGTGACATTTGGCGCCATGATTGTCGGCGCGCCATTGGGTGTCGCTGGAGCGATATTCCTCAGCGAATTCGTGCCGAAATCTGTGATGCACGTGGTCAAGCCCACTATTGAACTTCTCGCAGCCATCCCTTCGGTAGTCTACGGTTTCATCGGCGTGATGGTCCTCGCTCCGCTGATCCGAACCCAACTCGGGGGACCCGGTCTCTCTCTTCTCGCGGGCTCGATCATTCTGGGGATCATGATTCTCCCCACTGTCATCAGCATCTCGATCGACTCAATTCAGGCGGTCCCGCAATCGTACCGTGAAGGATCGTTGGCGCTTGGAGCTACAACCTGGCAGACGATCCACATGGTGACTGTTCGCGCTGCGAAGTCAGGCATCATCGCGAGCATCATTCTCGGGATGGGACGGGCAATCGGAGAGACAATGGCCGTGATCATGGTCGCCGGCAATTCTGTCAGAATCCCTCAGTCGGCATTGGACTCAGTGCGGTCGCTGACGGCAAACATAGCGTTGGAAATGAGCTATGCCACCGGACTCCATCGCCAGGCTCTTTTTGCGACCGGTGTCGTTCTCTTCGTCGGCATCATTATCCTCAATTCGATCGCCATCGTCGCGTTGAGGAAGAGGGTATACAAGAAATGA
- the pstA gene encoding phosphate ABC transporter permease PstA, which translates to MRIHPRYTQRLAVTALGGATLLTLAVLVFIIVFVLEKGLPVLNFSFLLTNPEDMGRGGGIFTTIVGTMILPLLAILVAAPLGICTAVYLTEYTAETRATRIIRFGTDCLAGIPSIIFGLFGFIFFVTTLGLGWSILSGALTLAFMILPTIIRTTEEAVKAVPKSYRQVSFSLGATRWQTVKRVILPNALPGILTGIMLGIGRSIGETAAVIFTAGSSLRMPTSIFDSTRTMAVHFYILAREGLSSENAYGTAATLIIAVLVINLTAYWMMGRFIAKRS; encoded by the coding sequence ATGAGGATCCATCCAAGATACACGCAACGGCTCGCCGTTACAGCTCTTGGTGGTGCTACACTGCTCACGCTGGCAGTTCTTGTGTTCATCATTGTTTTTGTGCTCGAGAAAGGCCTGCCGGTTCTGAATTTCAGTTTTCTTCTGACTAATCCGGAGGACATGGGAAGGGGAGGGGGGATTTTCACGACAATCGTCGGCACGATGATACTTCCCCTCCTGGCGATTCTCGTTGCCGCCCCACTGGGCATTTGCACCGCCGTGTATCTTACCGAATATACTGCCGAGACCAGGGCCACCAGAATAATCCGTTTTGGAACCGACTGTCTGGCAGGCATACCATCAATTATCTTCGGCCTGTTTGGCTTCATCTTCTTCGTCACTACGCTTGGCTTGGGTTGGTCAATACTTTCCGGAGCGCTGACGCTTGCGTTCATGATCCTTCCCACGATTATCCGAACTACCGAGGAAGCAGTGAAAGCCGTTCCGAAATCCTACCGGCAGGTCAGTTTCTCGCTGGGAGCAACCCGTTGGCAAACCGTGAAGAGAGTTATTCTGCCCAATGCTCTGCCGGGAATCCTCACGGGAATCATGTTGGGCATTGGCCGCTCGATTGGAGAGACGGCCGCGGTGATCTTTACGGCCGGTTCGTCTCTTCGCATGCCGACTTCCATATTTGATTCAACCCGGACAATGGCCGTGCACTTTTATATCCTGGCCCGTGAGGGCCTGTCGTCGGAGAATGCGTACGGTACAGCGGCGACTCTTATTATCGCTGTCCTTGTCATCAACCTCACTGCCTATTGGATGATGGGCCGCTTTATTGCCAAACGATCTTAA
- the pstB gene encoding phosphate ABC transporter ATP-binding protein PstB yields the protein MDCKFDIQNLNVYWGGNLLLKKVSLKIPSCQILGVIGPAGSGKTTFIRSLDRMNELEAGFRMEGRVLLDGEDIYGSEYDAVTLRKKVGMVFALPVALPMSIYENVVYGPRLAGIRNRERLDELVEQSLKAAFIWNEVKDRLDLSGLRLSGGQQQRLCLARVLAMEPDVILLDEPCSGLDPISTAKIEDALTELKKKYTIILVTNNTKQAARIADQTAFFLMGELIELGPTDRIFTSPVHKQTDDYVTGRFG from the coding sequence ATGGACTGTAAGTTCGACATACAGAATCTGAACGTGTATTGGGGCGGGAACCTGTTATTGAAAAAGGTCAGCCTCAAGATCCCGTCTTGTCAGATTCTCGGCGTCATCGGTCCTGCCGGATCAGGGAAGACGACATTCATTCGATCCCTCGACCGGATGAACGAGTTGGAGGCGGGCTTCAGGATGGAGGGGAGGGTGCTGCTCGACGGCGAAGACATTTATGGATCTGAGTATGATGCCGTCACCTTGCGCAAGAAAGTAGGAATGGTCTTCGCACTCCCCGTCGCGTTACCGATGAGTATCTACGAGAATGTCGTCTACGGTCCCAGGCTGGCTGGAATTCGGAACCGCGAACGTCTAGACGAACTCGTTGAGCAAAGCTTGAAGGCGGCGTTCATCTGGAATGAAGTCAAAGACCGGTTGGATTTGTCGGGGCTTCGGCTCTCGGGCGGGCAGCAACAACGCCTTTGCCTCGCCAGAGTTCTGGCGATGGAACCCGATGTGATTCTCCTCGACGAGCCATGCTCGGGTCTCGATCCGATTTCTACCGCCAAGATCGAAGACGCTCTGACCGAGTTGAAAAAGAAGTACACGATCATCCTTGTAACAAATAACACGAAGCAGGCCGCACGAATCGCGGATCAGACCGCATTTTTCCTGATGGGAGAATTGATCGAGCTTGGTCCGACCGACCGCATCTTCACCTCTCCCGTTCACAAACAGACTGATGACTACGTTACCGGGAGGTTCGGTTGA
- the pstB gene encoding phosphate ABC transporter ATP-binding protein PstB → MTTPLQDARVSTFKMKVNVLDLFYGQFQALKSVDMSVRNNMITALIGPSGCGKSTLLRCLNRMNDLIPGVRVKGKVLLDGSDIYGSYIEVAELRKRVGMVFQRPNPFPLSIYDNVVYGLRVAGIRNSARLREIAEQSLRAAWLWDPLKDKLDHPALDLPLDQQQRLCVARLLAVQPEVILMDEPCSALDPIATMKIEELMLELKKNYTIVIVTHNMQQAARVSDFTGYMLLGEMIEFGRTDDVFTKPSKKLTEDYITGKYG, encoded by the coding sequence ATGACGACGCCTCTCCAGGACGCACGCGTCTCTACCTTCAAGATGAAGGTCAATGTCCTTGATCTTTTCTACGGTCAGTTCCAGGCGTTGAAGTCGGTCGACATGTCTGTTCGTAACAATATGATCACCGCCCTGATCGGGCCATCGGGATGTGGAAAATCGACGCTTCTTCGCTGTCTCAATCGGATGAACGACCTCATCCCGGGCGTCCGTGTAAAGGGGAAGGTGCTCCTCGACGGTTCGGATATTTATGGCTCTTACATCGAAGTCGCGGAATTGAGGAAGCGGGTGGGTATGGTGTTCCAGCGCCCGAACCCCTTTCCGCTTTCGATCTATGACAATGTCGTATACGGATTAAGAGTGGCGGGCATCCGCAACTCAGCCCGGCTCAGAGAAATTGCAGAACAAAGTCTCCGGGCCGCGTGGTTGTGGGATCCTTTGAAAGATAAGTTGGATCACCCTGCGCTTGACCTGCCGTTGGATCAGCAGCAACGGCTGTGTGTCGCCAGACTCCTGGCGGTGCAGCCGGAAGTGATCTTGATGGATGAACCGTGCTCGGCGTTGGATCCGATAGCCACCATGAAGATTGAGGAGCTGATGCTGGAGTTGAAGAAGAACTATACCATCGTGATCGTGACTCACAACATGCAGCAGGCGGCCAGGGTGTCAGACTTCACAGGATACATGCTGCTCGGTGAAATGATCGAGTTCGGCAGAACGGACGACGTCTTTACCAAGCCGTCGAAGAAATTGACAGAAGATTACATTACGGGCAAGTACGGTTAG
- the phoU gene encoding phosphate signaling complex protein PhoU: MDKRHFDVELDQLRQKLVMMATKVEILINHSIDAIRTRDAGAAEAALAMDKEIDRMEIEIEEAAISLIARYQPAAGDLRFLVGAIKINNDLERIGDHGVNIAQSAARLADRPDVKVLAEIPWMAGLAVSMLKDSLDSFISGDPAKAREVCTRDDQVDDLKDQILRIVLTFMMEKPDFISSGMTLILVARNLERIGDLATDISEEAIYIHQGKVIKHGAEQGSGEGSTTP, encoded by the coding sequence ATGGATAAGAGACATTTCGATGTCGAACTGGACCAGTTGAGGCAGAAGCTGGTCATGATGGCAACCAAAGTCGAAATACTGATCAATCATTCCATTGACGCCATTCGGACGCGGGATGCCGGCGCGGCCGAAGCCGCGCTCGCAATGGACAAAGAGATTGACCGGATGGAGATTGAGATCGAGGAAGCGGCAATATCTCTCATCGCCCGGTATCAACCGGCAGCGGGGGATCTACGGTTCCTTGTCGGCGCCATCAAGATCAACAATGATCTGGAGCGAATCGGTGATCATGGTGTGAACATTGCTCAGAGCGCCGCCCGACTGGCAGATCGGCCTGATGTCAAGGTGCTGGCCGAGATTCCCTGGATGGCGGGACTGGCTGTGAGTATGCTGAAGGACAGCCTCGACAGCTTCATCTCCGGGGATCCGGCGAAAGCCCGGGAAGTGTGCACCCGCGACGATCAGGTGGACGACTTGAAGGACCAGATTTTACGGATTGTTTTGACGTTCATGATGGAAAAGCCCGACTTCATTTCGTCCGGCATGACTCTTATTCTCGTGGCCCGCAATCTTGAGCGCATTGGCGACCTGGCAACTGACATTTCCGAAGAAGCCATCTATATCCACCAGGGTAAGGTCATTAAGCACGGGGCAGAGCAGGGATCGGGCGAAGGAAGCACGACTCCTTGA
- a CDS encoding DUF47 family protein, giving the protein MKFDKIIQRLLPHDESFYKFFAEASQNLVNAVALLKELSVAKEGSDREKLIMQIKELEHHGDNLTHKIFSELNATFVTPFDREDIHQLTSALDDVMDHMDGTANRITLYKIKEYPEPMVRLIDILQLSIGELHRGVGMLRDLNKANELQRVFQKINEYENNADAVFEQGVADLFENEKDAIQVIKLKELLVGLETATDKCEDAANVLEGIYIKNA; this is encoded by the coding sequence GTGAAATTCGACAAGATAATCCAGAGGCTTCTGCCTCACGATGAATCATTCTACAAGTTTTTTGCGGAAGCATCACAGAATCTCGTGAATGCCGTGGCGCTTCTCAAGGAGCTCTCCGTCGCGAAGGAAGGATCAGACCGAGAGAAGCTCATTATGCAGATCAAAGAACTTGAGCACCACGGAGACAATCTGACTCATAAGATCTTCTCCGAGCTCAATGCGACGTTTGTGACCCCATTCGACCGTGAGGACATTCACCAACTGACATCGGCCCTCGACGACGTCATGGACCATATGGACGGGACAGCCAACCGCATCACCCTCTACAAGATCAAAGAGTATCCTGAGCCCATGGTGCGGCTGATTGACATTCTTCAACTGTCAATCGGCGAGCTCCACCGCGGTGTGGGAATGTTGCGGGATTTGAACAAGGCCAACGAGCTGCAGCGGGTATTTCAGAAAATCAATGAGTACGAAAACAACGCCGACGCGGTGTTTGAACAGGGAGTCGCAGATCTGTTCGAAAATGAAAAAGACGCGATCCAGGTCATCAAGCTCAAAGAATTGCTCGTCGGTCTGGAGACGGCGACGGATAAATGCGAAGATGCCGCGAACGTTCTCGAAGGCATCTACATCAAGAACGCGTAA
- a CDS encoding inorganic phosphate transporter, with protein MMIFIVAIILFALFFDFLNGFHDSANSIATIVSTRVLTPRKAVMWAAFFNLAAAFFFEDQVAKTIGKGLIELSSINEYVILCGLIGAIVWNLVTWYFGIPTSSSHALMGGLGGAAITKAGFGTLIISGWTKTIIFIAVAPVMGMVIGFVLMVSLMWIFHGRSSTKVNNLFRKLQLLSAALYSLGHGTNDAQKTMGVITTLLVTTGVLKSFEIPWWVIISCYFSISLGTLFGGWRIVKTMGQKVTKLKPSGGFCAETAGGITLLVTAFSGIAVSTTHTITGAIMGVGATKRVTAVRWGLAGKIVFAWIVTIPCAAAVAAVSYELVHFLRLAIR; from the coding sequence ATGATGATATTTATCGTTGCCATCATTCTGTTCGCTCTCTTCTTTGATTTTCTGAATGGATTTCACGATTCCGCGAATTCAATAGCCACCATCGTCTCCACGCGGGTTCTCACTCCCCGCAAGGCGGTCATGTGGGCTGCCTTTTTCAATCTGGCTGCCGCATTCTTCTTCGAAGACCAGGTCGCCAAAACGATTGGCAAGGGCCTCATCGAGCTCTCAAGCATCAACGAATATGTCATTCTGTGCGGCTTGATCGGCGCCATCGTGTGGAATCTGGTGACGTGGTATTTCGGCATCCCGACAAGCTCCTCGCACGCGCTGATGGGTGGACTAGGGGGGGCAGCAATCACCAAGGCCGGATTCGGGACGCTCATCATCAGCGGATGGACGAAGACGATCATTTTCATTGCCGTCGCCCCCGTGATGGGAATGGTCATAGGATTTGTTTTAATGGTGAGCTTGATGTGGATCTTCCACGGCCGGTCATCCACTAAAGTGAACAACCTGTTCAGGAAACTTCAACTCTTGTCGGCCGCACTCTACAGTCTCGGTCACGGAACGAACGATGCTCAGAAGACCATGGGTGTTATCACGACTCTTCTCGTGACGACGGGAGTCCTGAAATCGTTTGAAATACCATGGTGGGTCATCATCAGCTGCTATTTTTCAATTTCTCTCGGAACACTGTTCGGAGGATGGAGAATCGTCAAGACCATGGGGCAGAAGGTGACCAAGCTGAAACCATCGGGCGGGTTTTGCGCTGAAACCGCTGGTGGCATCACGCTGCTGGTTACCGCTTTCAGCGGAATCGCCGTCAGCACGACGCATACCATCACCGGAGCGATCATGGGCGTCGGCGCGACGAAAAGAGTGACTGCTGTCCGATGGGGCCTCGCGGGAAAAATCGTTTTCGCCTGGATCGTGACGATCCCATGTGCGGCGGCTGTGGCTGCCGTCTCGTATGAGCTTGTCCATTTTCTTCGGTTGGCCATTCGATAG
- a CDS encoding DUF190 domain-containing protein → MKLSGDGKLLRIFLGESDKIGHTPLYEIIVQEARKNGLAGATVLRGIEGFGAKSRVIHTAKILRLSEDLPIVVELVDTEENIRQFLPRVDELFEQCGSGGMVTIEKAEVIRYSAGTT, encoded by the coding sequence ATGAAACTCTCAGGCGACGGCAAGCTGCTCAGGATTTTCCTGGGTGAATCGGACAAGATCGGTCACACACCGCTCTACGAGATCATTGTTCAGGAAGCGAGGAAGAACGGTCTCGCAGGAGCGACTGTGCTGCGCGGGATCGAAGGGTTCGGCGCTAAGAGCCGTGTCATTCACACAGCAAAAATCCTGCGATTGTCAGAAGACCTCCCCATCGTCGTTGAACTCGTGGACACCGAAGAGAACATCAGGCAGTTCCTTCCACGCGTCGATGAACTCTTTGAACAATGCGGCAGCGGCGGGATGGTGACGATTGAAAAGGCGGAGGTGATCAGGTATTCAGCGGGAACAACATGA
- the crcB gene encoding fluoride efflux transporter CrcB translates to MQNYLLVFAGGGIGAVTRYWLSGLIHQRFGTEFPSGTLMVNIIGCFLIGVLMSMLEDRFVVYPSLRIFLTIGILGGFTTFSSFSFETVALLRDGEVFYASANVLLSVGTCLGGTWLGYSLGKIF, encoded by the coding sequence TTGCAGAACTATCTCTTGGTATTCGCAGGCGGCGGCATCGGCGCTGTCACACGGTACTGGCTCTCAGGGCTGATCCATCAGCGATTCGGAACTGAGTTTCCTTCCGGGACACTGATGGTCAACATCATCGGGTGTTTTCTGATCGGAGTCCTGATGTCGATGCTTGAAGACAGGTTCGTCGTATATCCGTCCCTGCGGATTTTCCTCACAATCGGAATTCTCGGTGGATTTACCACCTTTTCCAGCTTCAGCTTTGAGACCGTGGCTTTGCTCAGGGATGGCGAAGTCTTCTACGCATCTGCCAATGTACTGCTCAGCGTCGGGACATGCCTCGGCGGCACGTGGCTGGGATACTCCCTCGGTAAGATCTTCTAG
- a CDS encoding NAD(P)-dependent oxidoreductase yields MPTALVTGGTGFIGSHTIELLLQRGFKVRCLVRRTRSNLGWIEGSKAEIVRASYLDVDTLREAIHDAEYIFHVAGVTKAKKQSQYHQGNVVATRNLLEAATGNSTLKKFCFVSSLTAVGPSPDGTLLDEEAPCHPITAYGVSKLEAETVCELYSPRLPIVILRPPAVYGPRDRDLLEIFRWVKLGLKPVFGSDQKKLSVVYGPELARAMVEAAISPKTAGQTYFVADPAPYRLSSVLECVAAMFGKRGINVRFPSPLLYTLGGIAELGSIFSSNASVLNVEKARDLLQTDWVCSPQKLEDHIGFRTQVSLEESLRATIDWYREYGLL; encoded by the coding sequence ATTCCGACCGCTCTCGTTACCGGCGGCACCGGCTTCATCGGAAGCCACACGATTGAGCTTTTGTTGCAGCGCGGATTCAAGGTGCGGTGTCTCGTGCGGCGCACACGATCGAACCTCGGCTGGATCGAAGGCTCCAAGGCAGAAATCGTCCGTGCAAGTTACCTCGATGTCGATACGCTTCGCGAAGCAATTCACGATGCGGAGTACATTTTCCATGTCGCCGGAGTCACGAAGGCGAAGAAGCAGAGCCAATACCACCAGGGAAATGTCGTCGCCACAAGAAACCTCCTGGAAGCGGCAACGGGGAATTCAACCCTCAAGAAGTTCTGCTTCGTAAGCAGCCTCACTGCTGTCGGGCCCAGTCCGGACGGTACGCTTCTCGACGAAGAAGCCCCCTGTCATCCCATCACCGCATACGGGGTGTCAAAACTCGAAGCTGAGACTGTGTGCGAATTGTACTCCCCTCGTCTCCCCATCGTCATACTTCGTCCCCCCGCGGTGTACGGCCCGCGTGACCGCGATCTGCTCGAGATCTTTCGATGGGTAAAACTCGGTCTCAAACCAGTTTTCGGAAGCGACCAGAAGAAACTCAGCGTTGTGTACGGCCCCGAGCTGGCGCGTGCGATGGTCGAAGCTGCGATATCTCCGAAGACTGCAGGGCAGACGTATTTCGTGGCCGACCCGGCGCCTTACCGCTTGTCCAGCGTCCTCGAATGTGTTGCAGCGATGTTCGGAAAGCGAGGCATCAATGTCCGCTTTCCCTCCCCCCTCCTCTACACCCTCGGAGGGATTGCAGAACTCGGTTCCATCTTCAGCTCCAACGCATCGGTCCTCAACGTCGAGAAAGCCCGCGATCTGCTGCAGACGGACTGGGTCTGCAGTCCCCAAAAGCTGGAGGATCATATCGGGTTTAGAACTCAGGTCTCACTTGAAGAGAGTTTGAGAGCAACGATTGATTGGTACAGGGAATACGGGTTGCTGTAA